The genomic interval CGCCGCCTGAAGTTCTTTCTCGGTCGTCGGTTTTTGCATATTGATGTATTCATGACGATGTGTTCGGATTCGGTCCCTTTTAGCAGATAACGTACGCTAATGCAATCAATATTTCTCTATTAATTGTGTAGATAGCTATGTCTACAATTACAATTAGAAGTGCGATGGCAGTGATCCGAGTAGCACGATGATGCGATATCATATCATATTATATCTTTGCAGAAAATTTCACGAATACACAGGCCACGGGCTCAGCCGTTCAGGAAAACGTCACGATCGAAGTGGTTAACAATTGGATCCGAAGTATCACCGCAGACACTCAGCCACCGGACGGTCCTCACGTCGACGCTTCCGGTCTCACCCTCATCCCCGGTCTCTGGGACACCCATGTCCATCAAACATACGCCGCACGATTTTTCGGAGATCGGGAGGACGCGTCAATCTCGCATACGGGATCACCTCAACGGTGTCGGCCGGCGATTACGTCTATCGTGCTATCGAAGAACGTGAAGCGATCGAGTCGGGTAACCGTCTCGGACCGCGCTTTTTCGCGACTGGCGAAGCATTCGATGGCTCCCGCGTCTACTCCATTACACGACCGATTACGAGCCCCGAACAAATTCCGCTGGAGATGACTCGAGCCCGAGAACTCGACTTCGACTACCTGAAAACGTATGTCCGTTTGGACGGCGAACGAATGACCGAAATCGCGGAGTACGCTCACGAAGAATTCGGGGTACCAACTGGCTCGCACTCCTTTTCGCCAGGGATCTTTATCGGTCAAGACGGGACAACCCATCTTTCCGGGACACAACGGCTCGGATACGCTCGAACGGAATCCGAGACGATCCGGACCTATGATGACGTTCTCGAGCTATATGGACAGGGGGAGCGTTCAGTCCATACAACCCTCTTCAATTCGGACTTCATCCTCGCCGATGAACTAACGAATGACCCTCGGGCGGTCTCTTCATCCGAAGTACCAGTATTGCCAGTGTCGGTGTCGTCGGATCCTGGTTCGGGATCGCCGTCTATTACGATTCGCTTAGACCATGTATTGAACCGACATTGTCGTCAAGCTCGTAAATTGAGTTGACAGTGGGTGAGAGTCCGTTTTTCTCATAACAGTCGTAGAGAGCTGATAGGAAATCGTGTTCAGGACACACTACTTGGAACTTCCATAACTCACTACTGGTTTGTACAGTGGTAGTTGCGCCGTCCTTCATGAGACCATTATATCCTACCCTTGTGGTTCGACAAATCGTTAGGTGGCAAGAGTGGTATACATTGACCGATCAGATGCGACGCTATATATTGAAAATTCTATAAAATATTTACGTAGAACTAACCACTACCAACAATTGTATTCGTTTCGAAGAGAGTAGTATACTATTTCCATCACAATACATGACTAGAACTAGCGATTCTCTAATTATAATTAGCCATAGTTATAATACACGTCTCATCTGAACTTTCAATACCTTTACTTGGTCGGTATTGGACATGGGTAGTACATCCAGTGACTGATAGTGTCTGGATGTGACAAGATAGAACACTCATGAGATCACAAGCACAACCCCTTATCGAAACAGCGCTTCAAGTACAGGTTCCAGGTTTCCTCCAGGAAACCATCGCAAACATTATTGCGTTTATCCCTGCGATCATTGGCGCCGTTATCATCCTCCTGATCGGCTGGATCCTTGGCCGCATTCTTGGAGGGATTACCACTCGAGTCCTCGAAAAAATCGGACTCTCTGATCACACTCGGCAAACGCCCCTCGGAAGCGAGACTGATCCTGATGGCGGTATCGCTAGCGCAGTTGGCACGCTCGTCTCATATATCGTGTACTTCTACGCTGCACTCGCTGCAGCGGATGTACTCGGTATCGCCATTCTCTCCGAATCGCTCTCAGAGATCGGTGCATTCCTTCCGGTCCTCTTCTCGGCTGCGATTATCCTTATTATCGGCTTCATCGTTGGACGTAAACTCGGCGATATTATCGCCGACATCGTTGGAGGATTTAGACTCACTACGTATGTCCAAGGTACTCCCTTAGAAGGTATTACTACCTCTGCTGGTGGTATCGGGAACGCTACTGGAAAGCTCGTTGAGTACGCTGTGTACTTTTTCACGTTGTTGACAGCAGCGGACACGCTCGGTATCACCGCCCTTTCACAGTTGCTGAACGACTTTGCAGCGTTCGTTCCTGCGTTGATCGGAGGCCTGCTCGTGTTAGTTGTTGGTGTCTTCGTTGCGGATGCCCTCGAAGACATCGTTGCGAGTGTTGATGCGAGCCGGCTGACGACATTAGCCGGACTCGGTGTGAAACTATTCGTCTACTACATCACGATCACGATCGCGCTGGATACGATCGGATTTAGCACGGCTGTATTGACGACATTCTTCACGGCAGCAGTGACGGCGCTGTTCGGTGCACTTGGTGTGGCACTGGCACTGGCAATTGCAATTGGTGTAGGCTGGGGAAGCAAAGACTACGTCGCAGAGAATATCGA from Halalkalicoccus subterraneus carries:
- a CDS encoding mechanosensitive ion channel family protein, whose product is MRSQAQPLIETALQVQVPGFLQETIANIIAFIPAIIGAVIILLIGWILGRILGGITTRVLEKIGLSDHTRQTPLGSETDPDGGIASAVGTLVSYIVYFYAALAAADVLGIAILSESLSEIGAFLPVLFSAAIILIIGFIVGRKLGDIIADIVGGFRLTTYVQGTPLEGITTSAGGIGNATGKLVEYAVYFFTLLTAADTLGITALSQLLNDFAAFVPALIGGLLVLVVGVFVADALEDIVASVDASRLTTLAGLGVKLFVYYITITIALDTIGFSTAVLTTFFTAAVTALFGALGVALALAIAIGVGWGSKDYVAENIDDWMASARRSVSGLNEESSTRANSGLGEDTHTRSRDDFDSSDPTND